From one Streptomyces sp. R41 genomic stretch:
- the pcaC gene encoding 4-carboxymuconolactone decarboxylase: MSETKTPALQYRFDGPEDAPVLILGPSLGTTWHMWDRQVPELAKHWRVFRFDLPGHGGAPAYPAGSVAELVGRLLATLDGLGVQRFGYAGCAFGGAIGIELALRHPERLASLALIAASPRFGTADEFRQRGVIVRTNGLDPMARTSPERWFTGGFAAAQPAITEWAVQMVRTTDPGCYIAACEALAAFDVRAELGRIGVPTLVLVGSDDQVTGPAEARTLVAGIPDARLAVVPGASHLVPVEQPAAVTDLLVRHFSTAWQPAFDSTTGQMAIPAAPVKPVLAPPPSSAPVAEIAPAVMQPQAMGMGRPDPYDAGIKVRREVLGDAHVDRALASADEFSGDFQEFITRYAWGEIWDRPGLDRRSRSCVTLTALVAGGHLDELAFHTRAALRNGLTPVEIKEVLLQAAVYCGVPAANSAFKVAQQVIREETTPQE; encoded by the coding sequence GTGAGTGAGACGAAGACCCCTGCCCTCCAGTACCGCTTCGACGGCCCGGAAGACGCCCCGGTCCTCATCCTCGGGCCCTCGCTCGGCACCACCTGGCACATGTGGGACAGGCAGGTCCCGGAGCTCGCGAAGCACTGGCGGGTCTTCCGGTTCGACCTGCCGGGACACGGCGGAGCGCCCGCGTATCCGGCGGGTTCGGTCGCCGAACTCGTCGGCCGGCTGCTCGCCACGCTCGACGGGCTCGGCGTGCAGCGCTTCGGGTACGCGGGCTGCGCGTTCGGGGGCGCCATCGGGATCGAGCTGGCGCTGCGCCACCCGGAGCGGCTCGCCTCGCTCGCGCTGATCGCCGCCTCGCCGCGGTTCGGTACGGCCGACGAGTTCCGGCAGCGCGGTGTGATCGTGCGTACGAACGGCCTCGATCCGATGGCGCGTACCTCGCCCGAGCGCTGGTTCACGGGCGGATTCGCCGCCGCCCAGCCCGCGATCACCGAGTGGGCCGTGCAGATGGTGCGCACCACCGACCCCGGCTGCTACATCGCCGCCTGTGAGGCGCTCGCCGCCTTCGACGTACGCGCCGAGCTGGGCCGGATCGGCGTCCCGACGCTCGTCCTCGTCGGCTCCGACGACCAGGTCACCGGGCCCGCCGAGGCACGCACGCTGGTCGCCGGGATACCGGACGCCCGGCTCGCGGTCGTCCCTGGCGCCTCGCACCTGGTCCCCGTGGAGCAGCCCGCCGCGGTCACGGACCTGCTCGTACGGCACTTCTCCACCGCCTGGCAGCCCGCCTTCGACTCGACCACCGGCCAGATGGCGATCCCGGCGGCCCCGGTGAAGCCGGTCCTTGCCCCGCCCCCGTCGTCCGCGCCCGTCGCCGAGATCGCTCCGGCCGTCATGCAGCCCCAGGCCATGGGGATGGGGCGACCCGATCCGTACGACGCCGGGATCAAGGTCCGCCGCGAGGTGCTCGGGGACGCGCACGTCGACCGGGCGCTTGCCTCGGCGGACGAGTTCTCCGGAGACTTCCAGGAGTTCATCACCCGGTACGCGTGGGGCGAGATCTGGGACCGGCCCGGACTCGACCGGCGCTCGCGCAGCTGTGTCACGCTGACCGCGCTGGTCGCGGGCGGTCACCTCGACGAGCTCGCCTTCCACACCCGCGCCGCCCTCCGTAATGGCCTCACGCCGGTGGAGATCAAGGAGGTGCTCCTCCAGGCGGCCGTCTACTGCGGCGTACCGGCCGCCAACAGCGCGTTCAAGGTGGCGCAGCAGGTCATCCGGGAGGAGACCACTCCCCAGGAGTGA
- a CDS encoding MBL fold metallo-hydrolase, protein MKLTKKSHACVRLEKDGRTLVIDPGGFSEEDAAVGAEAILVTHEHADHFNEERLRAGMESNPAAEIWTLRSVAEKISAAFPGRVHTVGHGDTFTAAGFDVQVHGELHAVIHPDIPRITNVGYLVDGGRVFHPGDALTVPDQPVETLMLPVMAPWNKIAEVIEYVREVKPQRAYDIHDALLTDLARPIYDNQIGALGGSEHLRLTPGSSAEI, encoded by the coding sequence ATGAAGCTCACGAAGAAGTCGCACGCCTGCGTCCGTCTCGAGAAGGACGGGCGGACGCTCGTCATCGACCCCGGCGGTTTCAGCGAGGAGGACGCCGCCGTGGGCGCGGAGGCCATCCTGGTCACGCACGAGCACGCCGACCACTTCAACGAGGAGCGGCTGCGGGCGGGCATGGAGTCCAACCCGGCGGCCGAGATCTGGACCCTGAGGTCGGTCGCGGAGAAGATCTCCGCCGCGTTCCCGGGCCGCGTGCACACCGTCGGCCACGGCGACACGTTCACCGCCGCGGGCTTCGATGTCCAGGTGCACGGCGAACTGCACGCCGTGATCCACCCGGACATCCCGCGCATCACCAACGTCGGCTATCTCGTCGACGGCGGCCGCGTCTTCCACCCCGGCGACGCCCTCACCGTCCCCGACCAGCCCGTCGAGACGCTGATGCTTCCGGTCATGGCCCCGTGGAACAAGATCGCCGAGGTCATCGAGTACGTCCGCGAGGTCAAACCGCAGCGCGCGTACGACATCCACGACGCCCTGCTCACCGACCTCGCCCGGCCGATCTACGACAACCAGATCGGAGCGCTGGGCGGCTCCGAACACCTGCGGCTCACGCCGGGGTCGTCGGCCGAGATCTGA
- a CDS encoding isochorismatase family protein has protein sequence MPATTLDERSALVLIDLQKGILALPTVHPSDAVLKNATRLAEAFRKQGLPVVRVRVAWSPDGGDLPVGRADRPGPTAAPPAEFAEFPDELGPLGDDIVITKRHWGAFTGTELDLQLRRRGVTQIVLAGISTSIGVESTARSAFEHSYHLTVVEDATTDLDADSHAHSFGKIFPRIAEIATTDQMLTLLKA, from the coding sequence ATGCCCGCCACCACCCTGGACGAGCGCTCCGCCCTCGTTCTCATCGACCTCCAGAAAGGCATCCTCGCTCTGCCGACCGTCCACCCCTCCGACGCGGTCCTGAAGAACGCCACCCGGCTGGCCGAGGCGTTCCGCAAGCAGGGCCTGCCCGTCGTACGGGTGCGGGTCGCCTGGTCCCCTGACGGGGGCGACCTGCCGGTGGGGCGGGCGGACCGACCCGGCCCGACCGCCGCGCCGCCCGCGGAGTTCGCCGAGTTCCCAGACGAACTCGGTCCGCTCGGCGACGACATCGTGATCACCAAGCGGCACTGGGGCGCCTTCACCGGCACCGAACTGGATCTCCAGCTGCGCCGCCGTGGCGTCACCCAGATCGTGCTCGCCGGGATCTCGACGTCCATCGGCGTGGAGTCCACGGCCCGCTCGGCCTTCGAGCACAGCTACCACCTCACGGTGGTGGAGGACGCGACCACCGACCTGGACGCCGACTCGCACGCGCACAGCTTCGGCAAGATCTTCCCGCGGATCGCGGAGATCGCGACGACCGACCAGATGCTGACGCTGCTGAAGGCCTGA
- a CDS encoding MarR family winged helix-turn-helix transcriptional regulator, which produces MTSPEDRAPLSREELGRAAQELRSALDRLLRRIRAEAADDGLSLSQSSLLKRLDREGPAAPAALARAELVRPQSMLATVNALQTEGLVERRPHPTDGRQVLIALTEKGRNRLRQRGELREDAMVRLMAERLTPAEQHALSESVELLRRLGED; this is translated from the coding sequence ATGACGTCGCCCGAGGATCGCGCCCCGCTGAGCCGCGAGGAACTGGGGCGGGCCGCACAGGAACTGCGGTCCGCCCTGGACCGGTTGCTGCGCAGGATCCGTGCCGAGGCCGCCGACGACGGTCTCTCCCTCTCGCAGTCCTCGCTGCTGAAGCGGCTCGACCGGGAGGGCCCGGCGGCTCCCGCGGCCCTGGCCCGCGCCGAGCTGGTCCGCCCGCAGTCGATGCTCGCCACGGTGAACGCCCTGCAGACCGAGGGTCTGGTGGAGCGCCGACCGCACCCTACGGACGGCCGCCAGGTGCTCATCGCGCTCACCGAAAAGGGCCGGAACCGGCTTCGGCAGCGGGGCGAGCTCCGCGAGGACGCGATGGTCCGTCTCATGGCCGAACGGCTGACCCCGGCCGAACAGCACGCGCTGTCCGAGTCCGTCGAGCTCCTCAGACGGCTCGGCGAGGACTGA
- a CDS encoding exodeoxyribonuclease III — MRIATWNVNSITARLPRLLAWLESSGTDVLCLQEAKVAAEQFPSDQLRELGYEAAVHATGRWNGVAVISRVGLEDVVKGLPGDPGYEGVEEPRAISATCGPVRVWSVYVPNGREVDHPHYAYKLQWFEALKAAVAGDATGSRPFAVMGDYNVAPTDDDVWDISLFDGATHVTPAERAALAALREGGLADVVPRPLKYDHPFTYWDYRQLGFPKNRGMRIDLVYGNEAFSKAVKDAYVDREERKGKGASDHAPVVVDLDV, encoded by the coding sequence ATGCGCATTGCCACCTGGAACGTGAACTCGATCACCGCCCGTCTCCCGAGGCTGCTGGCCTGGCTGGAGAGCAGCGGCACCGATGTGCTGTGCCTCCAGGAGGCCAAGGTCGCGGCCGAGCAGTTCCCGTCCGACCAACTGCGCGAGCTGGGCTACGAGGCGGCCGTGCACGCGACCGGGCGGTGGAACGGCGTCGCGGTGATCTCCCGAGTCGGCCTGGAAGACGTCGTCAAGGGCCTGCCCGGCGACCCCGGCTACGAAGGCGTCGAGGAGCCCCGCGCCATCTCCGCGACCTGCGGCCCGGTCCGCGTCTGGTCGGTGTACGTGCCGAACGGCCGCGAGGTGGACCACCCCCACTACGCGTACAAGCTCCAGTGGTTCGAGGCCCTCAAGGCCGCGGTCGCGGGCGACGCGACGGGCAGCCGGCCGTTCGCGGTGATGGGGGATTACAACGTGGCGCCGACGGACGACGACGTCTGGGACATCTCCCTCTTCGACGGCGCCACCCACGTCACCCCGGCCGAGCGCGCCGCCCTCGCCGCCCTGCGCGAGGGGGGCCTCGCGGACGTGGTCCCGCGTCCCCTCAAGTACGACCACCCGTTCACGTACTGGGACTACCGCCAGCTCGGCTTCCCCAAGAACCGCGGCATGCGCATCGACCTCGTCTATGGGAACGAGGCGTTCTCGAAGGCGGTCAAGGACGCGTACGTGGATCGCGAGGAGCGCAAGGGCAAGGGCGCGTCGGACCACGCGCCGGTCGTGGTGGACCTGGACGTCTAG
- a CDS encoding TetR family transcriptional regulator: protein MRARSGRRPGDSGTREQILESALHLFAERGYARTTIRAIAEDAQVDPALVHHFFDNKEGVFDAAVNSPLSVASIFDQLPPSMVGDDTSEASWLARTYLEFWESEETRYGMTAIYRAGLADSATSETLRARVEESTKKWAATSGYKDRPDAETRAILASSHLIGLALMRYVLRVHPLAEMDFEEFLAWVVPSLEMRLSTDLEPRRTRAKD from the coding sequence GTGCGTGCGCGCAGCGGACGTCGGCCCGGGGACAGCGGCACGAGAGAACAGATCCTGGAGTCGGCGCTCCACCTCTTCGCCGAGCGCGGCTACGCCAGGACGACCATCCGCGCGATCGCGGAGGACGCCCAGGTGGATCCGGCGTTGGTCCATCACTTCTTCGACAACAAGGAGGGGGTGTTCGACGCCGCGGTCAACTCGCCGCTCAGCGTCGCCTCCATCTTCGACCAGTTGCCTCCGTCCATGGTCGGCGACGACACGTCGGAGGCCTCCTGGCTCGCCCGCACCTATCTGGAGTTCTGGGAGAGCGAGGAGACCCGCTATGGCATGACCGCCATCTACCGGGCCGGCCTCGCCGACAGCGCCACCTCCGAGACACTCCGCGCCCGCGTGGAGGAGAGCACCAAGAAATGGGCGGCGACCTCCGGGTACAAGGACCGCCCAGACGCCGAGACCCGCGCCATCCTGGCGTCGAGCCATCTGATCGGCCTCGCCCTCATGCGCTATGTGCTCAGAGTCCACCCGCTGGCCGAGATGGACTTCGAGGAGTTCCTCGCCTGGGTCGTCCCGTCGCTGGAGATGCGCCTGTCGACCGACCTGGAACCCCGCAGGACACGGGCGAAGGACTGA
- a CDS encoding SAM-dependent methyltransferase, producing the protein MLRRLQDRFGDLLDVPREKARLPVRRAATGELLVRDQVWSLDRDAAGTALTGADGGTDMTGDAITDLVPIAQVHNERRELIDDNWGEVASVIRLDAERFTTDALLSLDSFSHLEVVFHFHRVPLDKVQEGARHPRNNPEWPLAGIFAQRGKNRPNRIGVSRCRLVKTDGLDLHVVGLDAVDGTPVLDIKPYLRQFGPREEVVQPEWADELMRNYY; encoded by the coding sequence TTGCTGCGGCGTCTCCAGGACCGCTTCGGCGACCTTCTCGACGTACCCCGCGAGAAGGCCCGTCTGCCGGTGCGGCGCGCCGCCACAGGTGAGTTGCTCGTACGGGATCAGGTGTGGTCTCTGGACAGGGATGCCGCAGGGACGGCCCTGACCGGCGCAGACGGAGGGACTGACATGACCGGTGACGCGATCACGGACCTGGTGCCCATCGCCCAGGTGCACAACGAGCGGCGTGAACTCATCGACGACAACTGGGGCGAGGTGGCCTCCGTCATCCGGCTGGACGCCGAGCGGTTCACCACGGACGCGCTGCTCTCCCTCGACTCCTTCTCCCACCTCGAAGTCGTATTCCACTTCCACCGGGTGCCACTGGACAAGGTGCAGGAAGGCGCCCGCCATCCGCGCAACAACCCGGAGTGGCCGCTCGCCGGCATCTTCGCCCAGCGCGGCAAGAACCGCCCCAACCGCATCGGGGTCTCCCGCTGCCGGCTGGTCAAGACGGACGGCCTCGATCTGCACGTCGTCGGGCTGGACGCCGTCGACGGCACTCCCGTGCTCGACATCAAGCCGTATCTGCGGCAGTTCGGACCGCGCGAGGAGGTCGTCCAGCCGGAGTGGGCGGACGAGCTGATGCGCAACTACTACTGA
- a CDS encoding DUF6278 family protein — MNIPFLGNWRKKRGLAFGVAVFSDGESDPAGIAELLSECELLRSQAHQAGVELDDSAASLEALDQLLPRWRDDEESLPWLGNDAGLYLGSVIVRTVPGAAWEIWPNGQPVVRLTSGREIDVVAGGHAWASSGVPELSQLYAEVAEG; from the coding sequence ATGAACATCCCTTTCCTGGGCAACTGGCGCAAGAAGCGCGGCCTCGCCTTCGGCGTCGCGGTGTTCTCCGACGGCGAGAGCGATCCCGCGGGCATCGCCGAACTGCTCTCCGAGTGCGAGCTGCTGCGCTCCCAGGCGCACCAGGCGGGAGTCGAACTCGACGACTCCGCGGCCTCGTTGGAGGCCCTGGACCAACTGCTCCCGCGCTGGCGCGACGACGAGGAGAGCCTGCCCTGGCTCGGCAACGACGCCGGCCTCTACCTCGGCTCCGTGATCGTGCGTACGGTACCGGGCGCGGCCTGGGAGATCTGGCCCAACGGCCAGCCCGTGGTGCGGCTGACCTCCGGCCGTGAGATCGATGTGGTCGCGGGCGGTCACGCGTGGGCGTCCAGCGGTGTCCCCGAACTCTCGCAGCTCTACGCGGAGGTCGCCGAGGGGTAG
- a CDS encoding amino acid ABC transporter ATP-binding protein has translation MAVDPLIELHGVNKYFGELHVLQDINLTVGKGEVVVIIGPSGSGKSTLCRAINRLEPIESGTIKLDGQPLPAEGKALAKLRAEVGMVFQSFNLFAHKTVLQNVSLAQVKVRGRKKEEADKRSRELLDRVGLASQAPKYPAQLSGGQQQRVAIARALAMDPKALLFDEPTSALDPEMINEVLEVMQQLARDGMTMVVVTHEMGFARSAANRVVFMSDGRVVEDRTPEEFFTNPRSDRAKDFLSKILKH, from the coding sequence ATGGCTGTCGATCCTTTGATCGAGCTGCATGGCGTGAACAAGTACTTCGGGGAGCTGCATGTCCTGCAGGACATCAACCTCACCGTCGGCAAGGGGGAGGTGGTCGTGATCATCGGCCCGTCGGGGTCGGGCAAGTCGACACTGTGCAGAGCGATCAATCGTCTGGAGCCCATCGAGTCGGGGACGATCAAGCTCGACGGTCAGCCGCTTCCTGCCGAGGGCAAGGCCCTCGCCAAGCTCCGTGCCGAGGTCGGCATGGTCTTCCAGTCCTTCAACCTCTTCGCGCACAAGACGGTCCTGCAGAACGTCTCACTGGCCCAGGTCAAGGTACGCGGCCGCAAGAAGGAGGAGGCCGACAAGCGCTCCCGTGAACTCCTGGACCGCGTGGGCCTCGCCTCGCAGGCCCCGAAATACCCGGCGCAGCTCTCCGGCGGGCAGCAGCAGCGCGTGGCCATCGCGCGCGCCCTCGCCATGGACCCCAAGGCACTGCTCTTCGACGAGCCGACCTCGGCGCTCGACCCCGAGATGATCAACGAGGTCCTGGAGGTCATGCAGCAGCTCGCGCGCGACGGCATGACCATGGTCGTCGTCACCCACGAGATGGGCTTCGCACGCTCCGCCGCCAACCGCGTCGTCTTCATGTCCGACGGCCGCGTCGTCGAGGACCGCACCCCCGAGGAGTTCTTCACCAACCCGCGCAGCGACCGCGCCAAGGATTTCCTCTCCAAGATCCTCAAGCACTGA
- a CDS encoding glutamate ABC transporter substrate-binding protein has translation MFRTTRVCRALVGFTALIVIAVVAACGKEGSPPVKGPAAGKLPNYQVAEGFELPDSPTWKRAKKRGYFIVGVKEDQPYLGERDPATGTYSGFDIEIARMMSASLGFAPETIRFKTIASANRETALQNGQIDFYVGTYTINDLRKKLVGFAGPYYMAGQSLLVRKDENDIHGPQDLAGKRVCSAAGSTPYQRIKTDYPRATLVAYDTYSVCVDNLLTYQVDAVSTDDAILIGYAAKVPDELKVVGKPFSEEPYGIGVPRGDNALRFALDDALEAREKNGDWKKAYEATLGLSGVPAPTPPPIDRYPAS, from the coding sequence ATGTTCCGTACGACACGTGTGTGCCGTGCCCTCGTGGGGTTCACGGCACTGATCGTCATCGCCGTGGTCGCCGCCTGCGGCAAGGAGGGCAGCCCGCCCGTCAAGGGTCCCGCCGCCGGCAAACTGCCCAACTACCAAGTGGCGGAGGGCTTTGAGCTGCCCGACTCACCCACCTGGAAGCGGGCGAAGAAGCGCGGCTACTTCATCGTCGGCGTCAAGGAGGACCAGCCGTACCTGGGGGAGAGGGACCCGGCGACCGGCACCTACTCCGGCTTCGACATCGAGATCGCCCGGATGATGTCGGCCTCGCTGGGCTTCGCCCCGGAGACGATCCGCTTCAAGACGATCGCCTCCGCCAACCGCGAAACCGCACTGCAGAACGGCCAGATCGACTTCTACGTCGGCACTTACACCATCAACGACCTGCGCAAGAAGCTCGTCGGCTTCGCGGGTCCCTACTACATGGCCGGTCAGTCGCTGCTCGTACGCAAGGACGAGAACGACATCCACGGCCCGCAGGACCTCGCCGGCAAACGCGTCTGCTCTGCGGCCGGTTCGACCCCGTACCAGCGCATCAAGACCGACTATCCGCGCGCGACGCTCGTCGCGTACGACACGTACTCGGTGTGCGTCGACAACCTGCTCACCTACCAGGTCGACGCCGTCTCCACCGACGACGCGATCCTGATCGGGTACGCGGCGAAGGTGCCCGACGAACTCAAGGTCGTCGGCAAGCCGTTCTCCGAGGAGCCGTACGGCATCGGTGTACCGCGCGGCGACAACGCGCTGCGGTTCGCGCTCGACGACGCATTGGAGGCCCGCGAGAAGAACGGCGACTGGAAGAAGGCGTACGAGGCGACGCTCGGCCTGTCCGGCGTGCCGGCGCCCACCCCGCCCCCGATCGACCGCTACCCGGCGAGCTGA
- a CDS encoding amino acid ABC transporter permease, translated as MNVLTDNFSTFAEGFLGTVELTVYASALALALGFVMASFRVAPVGSLRAFGTAWVTVLRNTPLTLLFFAVLLGLPRFGLVLPFQVFAVLALGCYTSAFICEALRSGINTVPKGQGEAARSLGMTFQQTLSLVVLPQAFRSVIPPVGSTLIALAKNSAIAGAFSVNELLGTYKTLSELGYNIVWTFFWIAVGYLIITLTISAIFNVLEKRWGVPR; from the coding sequence ATGAACGTACTGACAGACAACTTCTCCACCTTCGCCGAAGGATTCCTCGGGACGGTGGAACTCACCGTCTATGCCTCGGCGTTGGCGCTCGCGCTCGGTTTCGTGATGGCCTCGTTCCGGGTCGCCCCGGTCGGCTCCCTGCGGGCCTTCGGCACGGCGTGGGTGACCGTGCTGCGCAACACCCCGCTCACCCTGCTGTTCTTCGCGGTGCTGCTCGGCCTGCCGCGCTTCGGACTCGTGCTGCCCTTCCAGGTGTTCGCGGTCCTGGCGCTCGGCTGCTACACCTCGGCCTTCATCTGCGAGGCGCTGCGCTCCGGCATCAACACCGTGCCCAAGGGGCAGGGCGAGGCAGCCCGCAGCCTCGGCATGACATTCCAACAGACACTGTCCCTGGTCGTCCTGCCGCAGGCCTTCCGTTCGGTGATCCCGCCGGTCGGCTCCACGCTCATCGCGCTCGCCAAGAACTCGGCGATCGCGGGGGCGTTCAGCGTCAACGAGCTGCTCGGCACCTACAAGACGCTCAGCGAACTCGGCTACAACATCGTCTGGACCTTCTTCTGGATCGCCGTCGGCTATCTGATCATCACCCTCACCATCAGCGCGATCTTCAACGTCCTCGAAAAGCGCTGGGGAGTACCCCGATGA
- a CDS encoding amino acid ABC transporter permease, with amino-acid sequence MTANTVESTALYDIPGPKTRQRHRMYGIASTVLILALIGWILYLLFDTGQFTYTKWMPFAYKGIQELLLRGLGNTLKAFVMAAVLSLALGTVLATGRLSEHRPVRWISTLVVEFFRAMPVLVMIFFIFVALQVQPLPALVAGLTLYNGSVLAEVFRSGVNSVDRGQREAAFTLGMRKTQVMTYVLVPQAVRAMLPAIISQLVVALKDTSLGYLITYEEFLHAGKLIASNLDYDLPFIPVVMVISPIYIGMCMLLSWFAQWVSRWERRSPKTEAVHVAPAEPGTLLPGGGPPTAPRL; translated from the coding sequence ATGACCGCCAACACCGTTGAGTCCACCGCCCTTTACGACATCCCGGGTCCCAAGACACGCCAGCGGCATCGGATGTACGGGATCGCGTCCACCGTCCTGATCCTCGCCCTCATCGGCTGGATCCTGTATCTGCTGTTCGACACCGGCCAGTTCACGTACACGAAGTGGATGCCCTTCGCGTACAAGGGCATCCAGGAGCTGCTGCTGCGGGGCCTGGGCAACACGCTCAAGGCCTTCGTGATGGCCGCGGTGCTCTCGCTGGCGCTGGGCACTGTGCTCGCCACTGGACGGCTCTCCGAGCACCGCCCGGTGCGCTGGATCTCCACGCTGGTCGTCGAGTTCTTCCGAGCCATGCCCGTGCTGGTGATGATCTTCTTCATCTTCGTGGCGCTGCAGGTACAGCCGCTGCCCGCGCTGGTCGCGGGGCTGACGCTCTACAACGGCTCGGTGCTCGCCGAGGTCTTCCGCTCCGGCGTCAACTCCGTCGATCGCGGCCAGCGGGAGGCCGCGTTCACGCTCGGCATGCGCAAGACCCAGGTCATGACGTACGTCCTCGTGCCACAGGCCGTGCGGGCCATGCTGCCCGCCATCATCAGCCAGTTGGTGGTGGCCCTGAAGGACACCTCGCTCGGCTATCTGATCACCTACGAGGAGTTCCTCCACGCCGGGAAGCTCATCGCGTCGAACCTCGACTACGATTTGCCGTTCATCCCCGTGGTGATGGTGATCTCACCGATCTACATCGGGATGTGCATGCTGCTCTCCTGGTTCGCCCAGTGGGTGTCCCGGTGGGAGCGGCGCAGTCCCAAGACCGAGGCCGTACATGTGGCACCGGCCGAACCAGGGACGCTGCTGCCGGGTGGGGGTCCCCCCACCGCCCCGCGACTGTAG
- a CDS encoding alpha/beta fold hydrolase: MSPRGAERLRTGRRWVTGGHGRNALRTSTVGAVSATLIATAGLGLAPAAQASTGATGLRFVDISGDGGTVLKANVVTPAGADGTRSYPLIVLPTSWGLPQAEYLVQAQKLANSGYVVVSYNVRGFWQSGGEIEVAGPPDVADASKVIDWALANTPSDAQKVGMAGMSYGAGISLLAAAHDKRIKAVAALSGWADLIDSIYSGRTQHAQAAALLDGAGTITGHPSAELQQIFKDFFASDLSKEQEIIAWGKKRSPETYIDQLNSNHAAIMLANGWGDTIFPPNQYVKFYEQLTGPKRLEYRPGDHATAEVTGLFGLPNDVWTDTGRWFDHYLKGEDNGIDREQPVQLKSRSSGGYEGYPDWKSVGPTTKKIALAGTKTIHTNVDSGADGGIIFLSSILDQLAQLPPMASIPLLPRYWAAVWQSEKYTSAQQVRGTVKLHTTVTGTKESGTLVAYLYDVGPLGLGKLVSNAPYTFHGQTPGKPSGLDLELYSTAYDVPAGHRLALVVDTVDPLYIEHNPSGAQLTFSSPEHDPSYVSVPLREQ; this comes from the coding sequence ATGAGTCCAAGGGGCGCGGAGCGCCTTCGAACAGGGCGGCGGTGGGTGACGGGCGGGCACGGCCGCAACGCCCTGCGTACGTCCACCGTCGGTGCCGTCTCCGCGACGCTGATCGCCACCGCCGGCCTCGGTCTGGCCCCCGCCGCCCAGGCCTCCACCGGCGCGACGGGCCTTCGCTTCGTCGACATCTCCGGAGACGGCGGCACGGTCCTCAAGGCCAACGTCGTCACACCCGCGGGCGCCGACGGCACCCGCAGCTACCCGCTCATCGTGTTGCCTACGAGCTGGGGCCTGCCACAGGCCGAGTACCTCGTTCAGGCCCAGAAGCTCGCGAACTCCGGTTATGTGGTGGTCAGTTACAACGTCCGCGGATTCTGGCAGTCCGGCGGGGAGATAGAAGTGGCAGGCCCGCCGGACGTGGCGGACGCCTCCAAGGTGATCGACTGGGCGCTGGCGAACACCCCCTCCGACGCACAGAAGGTCGGCATGGCCGGGATGTCGTACGGCGCCGGCATCAGTCTGCTCGCCGCCGCGCACGACAAGCGGATCAAGGCGGTTGCCGCCCTCAGCGGCTGGGCCGACCTCATCGACTCGATCTACTCGGGCCGCACCCAGCACGCCCAGGCGGCCGCCCTGCTGGACGGCGCCGGAACGATCACCGGCCATCCCAGCGCCGAACTCCAGCAGATCTTCAAGGACTTCTTCGCCTCCGATCTCTCCAAGGAACAGGAGATCATCGCCTGGGGGAAGAAACGTTCCCCCGAGACCTACATCGACCAGCTCAACTCCAACCACGCGGCGATCATGTTGGCCAACGGCTGGGGCGACACGATCTTCCCGCCGAACCAATACGTCAAGTTCTACGAGCAGTTGACCGGACCGAAGAGGCTGGAGTACCGGCCCGGCGACCACGCGACCGCCGAGGTGACCGGACTGTTCGGGCTCCCCAACGACGTGTGGACGGACACCGGCCGCTGGTTCGACCACTACCTCAAGGGTGAGGACAACGGCATCGATCGTGAGCAGCCGGTCCAGCTCAAGTCCCGTTCCTCGGGCGGCTACGAGGGCTACCCGGACTGGAAGTCGGTCGGCCCGACCACGAAGAAGATCGCCCTGGCCGGCACCAAGACCATCCACACGAACGTCGACTCGGGCGCGGACGGCGGGATCATCTTCCTGTCCAGCATCCTCGACCAGCTCGCCCAGCTGCCCCCGATGGCGTCGATACCGCTGCTGCCGCGCTACTGGGCGGCCGTGTGGCAGTCGGAGAAGTACACGAGCGCCCAGCAGGTGCGCGGCACCGTCAAGTTGCACACCACGGTCACCGGCACCAAGGAGAGCGGCACCCTCGTCGCCTACCTCTACGACGTGGGCCCGCTCGGCCTCGGCAAGCTGGTCAGCAACGCGCCGTACACCTTCCACGGGCAGACGCCCGGAAAGCCGTCCGGCCTCGACCTGGAGCTGTACTCCACGGCCTACGACGTCCCGGCAGGGCATCGACTCGCCCTGGTCGTCGACACGGTCGACCCGCTCTACATCGAGCACAACCCGTCCGGCGCGCAGCTGACCTTCTCCTCGCCGGAGCACGACCCCTCATATGTGTCGGTGCCCCTGCGCGAGCAGTGA